The following proteins are co-located in the Syngnathus scovelli strain Florida chromosome 5, RoL_Ssco_1.2, whole genome shotgun sequence genome:
- the srp68 gene encoding signal recognition particle subunit SRP68 translates to MTTVKQNEAKASALEENKENSPGGGVGLEILQIIKESQQLHGLRHGDYQRYRGYCSRRLRRLRKTLGFKMGNRHKFVGKKITVEMLSDSRYLLVVLMEAERAWSYAMQLKQEANTEPRKRFHLLARLRKAAKHSQKLEKLCESPSVDAKTKLEAQAYTSYLTGMVEFELQKWKSAMEAFNKCKTIYEKLASAFTEELEALYRQRVDEISPNIRYCAYNIGDQNAINDLMQMRLTGGGGGMMAEKLETLITQARTKQAATMSEVEWRGRSVPVKIDKVRIFLLGLPDNEAAIAQAANEETKEHLYETLLAECRDTIQAVREELKTEAKQRERSSDAENGKVSNMQFLHSYLSYIKLCTLVKRNESMAHTLQAKLKEPEGDENKRGPRPQDLIRLYDIILQSLAELSSLQGLEDDHGFQKEVSLKTLAYKAYRCFYIAQSYVLVKKWSEALVLYERVLKYAKEVQSKTKGMNNSLKDLPDVQELIAKVNAEKYSLQAAAILDTGETVDVPTPQPIKDNTPLCDRLETFRLDSSLVGKHPNLVHFPPDFQPIPCKPLFFDLALNHVAFPALDDKVEQKVKGGLTGYIKGIFGFGS, encoded by the exons CGTCTACGCAAGACTCTTGGATTCAAGATGGGAAACCGGCACAAGtttgttgggaaaaaaataacagttgAAATGCTTTCGGACAGCAG GTACTTGCTGGTGGTTTTGATGGAAGCGGAGCGTGCATGGAGCTACGCCATGCAGTTGAAGCAGGAGGCCAACACGGAGCCGCGTAAGCGTTTTCACTTGCTGGCACGGCTCCGCAAAGCTGCCAAGCACAGTCAGAAGCTGGAGAAGCTGTGCGAGAGTCCCTCTGTTGATGCCAAGACTAAACTGGAAGCGCAG gCCTACACATCCTACCTGACTGGCATGGTGGAGTTTGAATTGCAGAAGTGGAAGAGTGCCATGGAGGCTTTCAACAAGTGCAA GACCATCTATGAGAAGCTTGCAAGTGCATTCACTGAGGAGCTGGAAGCTCTTTATCGTCAGCGTGTAGACGAAATATCACCTAACATCCGATACTGTGCTTACAATATAG gtgaccagaatgctatcaatgacTTGATGCAAATGAGActgacaggaggaggaggaggcatgaTGGctgagaaactagag ACCCTGATCACTCAGGCGAGAACCAAGCAGGCGGCCACCATGAGCGAGGTGGAGTGGCGCGGGAGGAGCGTGCCCGTCAAGATCGACAAGGTCCGCATCTTCCTGTTGGGTTTGCCAGACAACGAGGCTGCCATTGCTCAG GCAGCCAACGAGGAGACCAAAGAGCATCTGTATGAGACCCTGCTGGCCGAGTGCCGCGACACCATCCAAGCGGTGCGAGAAGAACTCAAGACTGAGGCG AAGCAGCGCGAGAGAAGCTCGGATGCTGAGAACGGAAAAGTGTCCAACATGCAGTTCCTGCACAG CTATTTGAGCTACATCAAGCTGTGCACGCTGGTGAAGAGGAACGAGAGCATGGCACACACGCTGCAGGCCAAGCTGAAGGAGCCCGAGGGGGACGAGAATAAAAGGGGGCCCCGTCCACAGGACCTCATCCGCCTCTATGACATCATCCTACAG AGTCTGGCCGAGCTCTCCTCCCTGCAGGGCCTGGAGGACGACCATGGGTTCCAGAAAGAGGTGTCCCTCAAGACACTGGCCTACAAAGCCTACAG GTGTTTCTACATCGCCCAGTCTTACGTTCTGGTGAAGAAGTGGAGCGAGGCTCTGGTGCTCTATGAGAGGGTGCTCAAGTATGCCAAGGAGGTGCAGTCAAAGACCAAGGGCATGAACAACAGCCTTAAG GACCTCCCTGATGTGCAGGAGCTCATTGCTAAAGTCAATGCAGAAAAATACTCTCTTCAAGCGGCAGCCATATTAG atacCGGAGAGACTGTTGACGTTCCCACTCCACAGCCCATCAAAGACAACACG CCTCTGTGCGACCGCTTGGAGACGTTCCGCCTGGACTCGTCCCTTGTGGGGAAGCACCCCAACCTTGTCCACTTCCCGCCCGACTTCCAGCCGATCCCTTGCAaacctctgttctttgacctggCTCTCAACCACGTAGCCTTCCCGGCCCTGGACGACAAGGTGGAGCAGAAGGTCAAGGGCGGCCTAACCGGCTACATCAAGGGAATCTTTGGATTCGGCAGCTAA